One window of Staphylococcus chromogenes genomic DNA carries:
- a CDS encoding RluA family pseudouridine synthase — MKFTVAEPFNDMSLRDMFKSLKLPKKELHLLNMSKEIIINDESASLNTIIYTNDHVVLPDYHDKSQYVPSYRHAQVVYEDEYLAVAYKPKGVKTHPNDLKESNTLMNHLIYTLNEDYVEPIHRLDQETVGLLIVAKDPIVKKILDRMLEENEIHRIYRAQVKSLLPLKPQTIDQPIGKDKFHPNKRRISPTGQRAITHVIASKMVKEGVCEVQLKLDTGRTHQIRVHLASLGYPVIGDPLYGQSTLRQLQLESYQVQFKHPILQQEINVTLDDVPS, encoded by the coding sequence ATGAAATTTACAGTAGCAGAACCGTTTAATGATATGTCATTACGAGACATGTTTAAATCTTTAAAATTACCAAAAAAAGAATTGCATTTATTAAATATGTCAAAAGAGATTATTATTAACGATGAATCCGCTTCATTAAACACAATAATTTATACAAATGATCACGTTGTACTTCCTGATTATCATGACAAAAGTCAGTATGTCCCTAGTTATCGTCATGCTCAAGTGGTCTACGAAGATGAGTATCTAGCTGTGGCATATAAACCTAAAGGCGTAAAAACACACCCGAATGATTTAAAAGAAAGTAATACATTGATGAATCATTTAATTTATACATTAAATGAAGATTACGTGGAACCTATTCATCGTTTAGACCAAGAAACAGTGGGATTACTTATTGTTGCTAAAGATCCTATTGTCAAAAAGATACTGGACCGTATGTTAGAAGAGAATGAAATACATCGAATTTACCGTGCGCAAGTAAAGAGCCTTTTACCTCTCAAACCACAAACCATTGATCAACCTATTGGAAAAGATAAGTTTCATCCCAATAAAAGACGTATTTCACCGACTGGACAACGCGCAATTACTCATGTCATCGCCTCTAAAATGGTAAAAGAAGGCGTATGTGAAGTACAACTAAAATTAGATACTGGGCGGACACATCAAATTAGAGTTCACTTGGCTTCGTTAGGGTATCCTGTCATCGGAGACCCTTTATATGGTCAATCCACGTTACGTCAATTACAACTTGAAAGTTATCAAGTTCAGTTTAAACATCCTATTCTTCAACAAGAAATTAATGTCACACTAGATGACGTGCCATCATAA